In a genomic window of Balaenoptera ricei isolate mBalRic1 chromosome 3, mBalRic1.hap2, whole genome shotgun sequence:
- the ZNF366 gene encoding zinc finger protein 366 isoform X2 produces the protein MQKEMKMVKDEDVHFSLGAKRAPSFPHGLQPVVSRGRAPPRHPFPEALRGPFSQFRYEPPPGDLDGFPGVFEGGGSRKRKSMPTKMPYNHPSEEAALALHPEESKNPGPPELRLLLPPPPPPPRPKYDSRMIDLCNVGFQFYRSLEHLGGKAVKQEPVKPSATWPAPTPPPFLPTPYPYYPKVPPGLLFPFFVPSASPFPFSRHTFLPKRTPEPLLPRKAEPRESEETKQKVERVDVNVQIDDSYYVDVGGAQKRWQCPTCEKSYTSKYNLVTHILGHSGIKPHACSRCGKLFKQLSHLHTHMLTHQGTRPHKCQVCHKAFTQTSHLKRHMMQHSEVKPHNCRVCGRGFAYPSELKAHEAKHASGRENICVECGLDFPTLAQLKRHLTTHRGPIQYSCSECDKTFQYPSQLQNHMMKHKDIRPYICSECGMEFVQPHHLKQHSLTHKGVKEHKCGICGREFTLLANMKRHVLIHTNIRAYQCHLCYKSFVQKQTLKAHMIVHSDVKPFKCKLCGKEFNRMHNLMGHMHLHSDSKPFKCLYCPSKFTLKGNLTRHMKVKHGVMERGLHSQGFGRGRIALAQTAGGLRSLEQEEPFDLSQKRRAKGPAFQSDGESARGSSCHEEEDDDNCYDVERDSPGLGHRRPPLCAPQDLSAKPETGPRADAQAEGDAPPGDLQPKSRDSPGPEGGREREFARRDECPGLRALQSARRGPSFSDYLYFKHRDESLKELLERKMEKQAVLLGI, from the exons ATGCAGAAGGAAATGAAGATGGTCAAAGACGAGGATGTGCATTTCAGTTTGGGTGCGAAGAgggccccctccttcccccacggCCTGCAGCCAGTGGTTTCCCGAGGAAGAGCTCCTCCAAGACACCCCTTCCCGGAAGCTCTCCGGGGGCCGTTTTCCCAGTTCCGGTATGAGCCTCCTCCAGGAGACCTAGACGGATTCCCGGGGGTCTTTGAAGGAGGAGGGTCTCGCAAACGGAAGAGCATGCCCACCAAGATGCCCTATAACCACCCCTCGGAAGAAGCCGCTCTTGCCCTGCACCCGGAGGAGAGCAAGAACCCCGGGCCCCCGGAACTCCGCCTGCtcttgccgccgccgccgccgccgccacggcCCAAGTACGACTCTCGGATGATCGACCTTTGCAACGTGGGCTTTCAGTTCTACCGCAGCCTGGAGCACCTGGGGGGCAAGGCCGTCAAGCAGGAGCCCGTGAAGCCCAGCGCCACGTGGCCCGCGCCCACGCCCCCTCCGTTCCTGCCCACGCCCTACCCCTATTACCCCAAAGTGCCCCCGGGCCTGCTGTTCCCCTTCTTCGTGCCCTCGGCCTCGCCCTTCCCCTTCAGCCGGCACACCTTCCTGCCCAAGCGGACCCCGGAGCCGCTGCTGCCCCGCAAAGCCGAGCCGCGGGAGAGCGAGGAGACCAAGCAGAAGGTGGAGAGGGTGGACGTGAACGTGCAGATCGACGACAGCTACTACGTGGACGTGGGCGGCGCGCAGAAGCGCTGGCAGTGCCCCACCTGCGAGAAGTCCTACACCTCCAAGTACAACCTGGTGACCCACATCCTGGGCCACAGCGGCATCAAGCCGCACGCGTGCAGCCGCTGCGGGAAGCTCTTCAAGCAGCTCAGCCACCTGCACACCCACATGCTGACCCACCAGGGCACGCGGCCCCACAAATGCCAAGTGTGCCACAAGGCCTTCACCCAGACCAGCCACCTGAAGCGCCACATGATGCAGCACAGCGAGGTGAAGCCGCACAACTGCCGCGTGTGCGGCCGGGGCTTCGCCTACCCCAGCGAGCTCAAGGCCCACGAGGCCAAGCACGCCAGCGGGCGGGAGAACATCTGCGTGGAGTGCGGCCTCGACTTCCCCACCCTGGCCCAGCTGAAGAGGCACCTCACCACGCACCGGGGCCCCATCCAGTACAGCTGCTCCGAATGCGACAAGACCTTCCAGTACCCGAGTCAGCTGCAGAACCACATGATGAAGCACAAGGACATCCGGCCCTACATCTGCTCCGAGTGCGGCATGGAGTTCGTGCAGCCCCACCACCTCAAGCAGCACTCCCTCACGCACAAG GGCGTGAAGGAGCACAAGTGCGGGATCTGCGGGCGGGAGTTCACGCTGCTGGCCAACATGAAGAGACACGTGCTGATCCACACCAACATCCGCGCCTACCAGTGTCACCTGTGCTACAAGAGCTTTGTGCAGAAACAGACCCTTAAGGCGCACATGATCGTCCACTCGGACGTGAAGCCCTTCAAATGCAAG CTATGCGGGAAGGAATTCAACCGGATGCACAACCTAATGGGCCACATGCACCTGCACTCTGACAGCAAACCCTTCAAGTGCCTCTACTGCCCCAGCAAGTTCACCCTGAAGGGGAACCTGACACGCCACATGAAAGTGAAGCATGGGGTCATGGAGCGGGGCCTCCATTCTCAAG GTTTTGGAAGGGGGAGAATTGCCCTGGCGCAGACGGCGGGGGGCCTGAGGAGCCTGGAGCAGGAGGAGCCCTTCGACCTGTCCCAGAAGCGCCGCGCCAAGGGGCCGGCCTTCCAGTCGGACGGGGAGAGCGCCAGGGGCAGCTCCTGCCACGAGGAGGAGGACGACGACAACTGCTACGACGTGGAGCGGGACAGCCCGGGCCTCGGCCACCGCCGCCCGCCGCTCTGCGCGCCCCAGGACCTGTCCGCCAAGCCCGAAACGGGCCCCAGGGCGGACGCGCAGGCGGAGGGGGACGCGCCGCCAGGGGACCTCCAGCCGAAGAGCCGGGACAGCCCCGGGCCCGAGGGCGGCCGGGAGAGAGAGTTTGCCCGCAGAGACGAGTGTCCCGGCCTCCGGGCCCTGCAGAGCGCTCGGCGGGGCCCCTCCTTTTCTGATTACTTGTACTTCAAGCACAGAGATGAGAGTTTAAAAGAATTACTggagaggaaaatggaaaaacaagcagTGCTTTTAGGGATCTAA
- the ZNF366 gene encoding zinc finger protein 366 isoform X1: MQKEMKMVKDEDVHFSLGAKRAPSFPHGLQPVVSRGRAPPRHPFPEALRGPFSQFRYEPPPGDLDGFPGVFEGGGSRKRKSMPTKMPYNHPSEEAALALHPEESKNPGPPELRLLLPPPPPPPRPKYDSRMIDLCNVGFQFYRSLEHLGGKAVKQEPVKPSATWPAPTPPPFLPTPYPYYPKVPPGLLFPFFVPSASPFPFSRHTFLPKRTPEPLLPRKAEPRESEETKQKVERVDVNVQIDDSYYVDVGGAQKRWQCPTCEKSYTSKYNLVTHILGHSGIKPHACSRCGKLFKQLSHLHTHMLTHQGTRPHKCQVCHKAFTQTSHLKRHMMQHSEVKPHNCRVCGRGFAYPSELKAHEAKHASGRENICVECGLDFPTLAQLKRHLTTHRGPIQYSCSECDKTFQYPSQLQNHMMKHKDIRPYICSECGMEFVQPHHLKQHSLTHKGVKEHKCGICGREFTLLANMKRHVLIHTNIRAYQCHLCYKSFVQKQTLKAHMIVHSDVKPFKCKLCGKEFNRMHNLMGHMHLHSDSKPFKCLYCPSKFTLKGNLTRHMKVKHGVMERGLHSQAGFGRGRIALAQTAGGLRSLEQEEPFDLSQKRRAKGPAFQSDGESARGSSCHEEEDDDNCYDVERDSPGLGHRRPPLCAPQDLSAKPETGPRADAQAEGDAPPGDLQPKSRDSPGPEGGREREFARRDECPGLRALQSARRGPSFSDYLYFKHRDESLKELLERKMEKQAVLLGI, encoded by the exons ATGCAGAAGGAAATGAAGATGGTCAAAGACGAGGATGTGCATTTCAGTTTGGGTGCGAAGAgggccccctccttcccccacggCCTGCAGCCAGTGGTTTCCCGAGGAAGAGCTCCTCCAAGACACCCCTTCCCGGAAGCTCTCCGGGGGCCGTTTTCCCAGTTCCGGTATGAGCCTCCTCCAGGAGACCTAGACGGATTCCCGGGGGTCTTTGAAGGAGGAGGGTCTCGCAAACGGAAGAGCATGCCCACCAAGATGCCCTATAACCACCCCTCGGAAGAAGCCGCTCTTGCCCTGCACCCGGAGGAGAGCAAGAACCCCGGGCCCCCGGAACTCCGCCTGCtcttgccgccgccgccgccgccgccacggcCCAAGTACGACTCTCGGATGATCGACCTTTGCAACGTGGGCTTTCAGTTCTACCGCAGCCTGGAGCACCTGGGGGGCAAGGCCGTCAAGCAGGAGCCCGTGAAGCCCAGCGCCACGTGGCCCGCGCCCACGCCCCCTCCGTTCCTGCCCACGCCCTACCCCTATTACCCCAAAGTGCCCCCGGGCCTGCTGTTCCCCTTCTTCGTGCCCTCGGCCTCGCCCTTCCCCTTCAGCCGGCACACCTTCCTGCCCAAGCGGACCCCGGAGCCGCTGCTGCCCCGCAAAGCCGAGCCGCGGGAGAGCGAGGAGACCAAGCAGAAGGTGGAGAGGGTGGACGTGAACGTGCAGATCGACGACAGCTACTACGTGGACGTGGGCGGCGCGCAGAAGCGCTGGCAGTGCCCCACCTGCGAGAAGTCCTACACCTCCAAGTACAACCTGGTGACCCACATCCTGGGCCACAGCGGCATCAAGCCGCACGCGTGCAGCCGCTGCGGGAAGCTCTTCAAGCAGCTCAGCCACCTGCACACCCACATGCTGACCCACCAGGGCACGCGGCCCCACAAATGCCAAGTGTGCCACAAGGCCTTCACCCAGACCAGCCACCTGAAGCGCCACATGATGCAGCACAGCGAGGTGAAGCCGCACAACTGCCGCGTGTGCGGCCGGGGCTTCGCCTACCCCAGCGAGCTCAAGGCCCACGAGGCCAAGCACGCCAGCGGGCGGGAGAACATCTGCGTGGAGTGCGGCCTCGACTTCCCCACCCTGGCCCAGCTGAAGAGGCACCTCACCACGCACCGGGGCCCCATCCAGTACAGCTGCTCCGAATGCGACAAGACCTTCCAGTACCCGAGTCAGCTGCAGAACCACATGATGAAGCACAAGGACATCCGGCCCTACATCTGCTCCGAGTGCGGCATGGAGTTCGTGCAGCCCCACCACCTCAAGCAGCACTCCCTCACGCACAAG GGCGTGAAGGAGCACAAGTGCGGGATCTGCGGGCGGGAGTTCACGCTGCTGGCCAACATGAAGAGACACGTGCTGATCCACACCAACATCCGCGCCTACCAGTGTCACCTGTGCTACAAGAGCTTTGTGCAGAAACAGACCCTTAAGGCGCACATGATCGTCCACTCGGACGTGAAGCCCTTCAAATGCAAG CTATGCGGGAAGGAATTCAACCGGATGCACAACCTAATGGGCCACATGCACCTGCACTCTGACAGCAAACCCTTCAAGTGCCTCTACTGCCCCAGCAAGTTCACCCTGAAGGGGAACCTGACACGCCACATGAAAGTGAAGCATGGGGTCATGGAGCGGGGCCTCCATTCTCAAG CAGGTTTTGGAAGGGGGAGAATTGCCCTGGCGCAGACGGCGGGGGGCCTGAGGAGCCTGGAGCAGGAGGAGCCCTTCGACCTGTCCCAGAAGCGCCGCGCCAAGGGGCCGGCCTTCCAGTCGGACGGGGAGAGCGCCAGGGGCAGCTCCTGCCACGAGGAGGAGGACGACGACAACTGCTACGACGTGGAGCGGGACAGCCCGGGCCTCGGCCACCGCCGCCCGCCGCTCTGCGCGCCCCAGGACCTGTCCGCCAAGCCCGAAACGGGCCCCAGGGCGGACGCGCAGGCGGAGGGGGACGCGCCGCCAGGGGACCTCCAGCCGAAGAGCCGGGACAGCCCCGGGCCCGAGGGCGGCCGGGAGAGAGAGTTTGCCCGCAGAGACGAGTGTCCCGGCCTCCGGGCCCTGCAGAGCGCTCGGCGGGGCCCCTCCTTTTCTGATTACTTGTACTTCAAGCACAGAGATGAGAGTTTAAAAGAATTACTggagaggaaaatggaaaaacaagcagTGCTTTTAGGGATCTAA